From Methanomassiliicoccales archaeon LGM-RCC1, one genomic window encodes:
- a CDS encoding sodium:solute symporter family protein, producing MTDGVDLVILGAMTAVFIAVTLFLGWYGYRNTKNNQEFLLGRNKTSPLIIALSYGATFLSASAVIGFGGQTAVHGMSLMWLCFLNLFAGLVVAFIIFGKRTRRIGRKLGAATFADFLGKVYNSKGIRVFTAILILVMMPIYCAAVLKGGVNSLAVITGLTEYYNLILIGLSLVVAVYVVYGGIIAVMYNDAFQAFIMFAGMLVILLVTWAYTGGITAGNESLVSLWDARMGDISGIGVADGFNGWTETSSFGTREWLTVVTTFIMGVGIGALTQPQLVVRYMSAKSDKDLDKSLLIGSIFILVVVGAAYTVGPLTNVFFTNEHGMLSYEYLTSMGLGTDFIIPQYILEVFSNITFGEVFVSLFLLSLICASISTISALMHTIGVAGGYDLYSEFKSRKTGIRADSQNINLNRAFIVVFMVLVVVYCYMMPSDIIAKATSVFMGVTAAALLPAYFHSLYSKRPNRKAAVASIVVGTTAYMFSALFLNAGMSIFLPICKMITGSAVLFPGTTIAFVDPLVISLPLSTIVMAIMILVQKKEPNTVSA from the coding sequence ATGACTGACGGTGTCGATCTCGTAATCCTCGGCGCAATGACGGCGGTGTTCATCGCTGTCACGCTGTTCCTCGGTTGGTACGGATACAGGAACACCAAGAACAACCAGGAGTTCCTTCTCGGACGTAACAAGACCAGTCCGTTGATCATCGCTCTGTCCTATGGGGCAACATTCCTAAGTGCTTCTGCCGTCATCGGTTTCGGCGGTCAGACTGCCGTACACGGAATGTCATTGATGTGGCTTTGCTTCCTGAACCTCTTCGCAGGTCTGGTCGTAGCATTCATTATCTTCGGTAAGAGGACAAGAAGGATCGGCAGAAAGCTCGGTGCGGCAACATTCGCGGATTTCCTTGGAAAGGTATACAACTCCAAGGGGATCAGGGTGTTCACTGCGATATTGATCCTTGTGATGATGCCCATCTACTGCGCTGCAGTTCTTAAGGGAGGAGTGAACTCCCTGGCGGTCATCACAGGCCTTACAGAGTACTACAACCTCATTCTGATCGGACTTTCCCTTGTCGTTGCCGTATATGTCGTATACGGAGGTATCATCGCTGTCATGTACAACGATGCTTTCCAGGCATTCATCATGTTCGCTGGTATGCTGGTCATCCTCTTGGTGACCTGGGCATACACCGGCGGAATCACCGCAGGAAATGAGTCTCTAGTTAGCCTCTGGGATGCCAGGATGGGAGACATATCCGGAATCGGAGTAGCGGACGGATTCAACGGATGGACAGAAACGTCATCATTCGGAACCCGCGAATGGCTTACCGTCGTGACCACATTCATCATGGGTGTAGGCATCGGTGCGTTGACGCAGCCCCAGCTGGTCGTCAGGTACATGTCTGCTAAGTCCGACAAGGATCTAGACAAGTCCCTCCTCATAGGGTCGATATTCATCTTGGTGGTTGTCGGCGCCGCATACACCGTAGGTCCTCTGACCAACGTGTTCTTCACAAACGAGCACGGAATGTTGTCTTACGAGTACCTCACCAGCATGGGTCTCGGAACGGATTTCATCATCCCGCAGTACATCCTGGAGGTGTTCAGCAACATCACGTTCGGCGAGGTATTCGTATCGCTGTTCCTGCTGTCGCTGATCTGTGCTTCCATCTCGACAATCAGCGCCCTGATGCACACCATCGGAGTCGCTGGGGGATACGATCTGTACTCGGAGTTCAAGAGCAGGAAGACCGGAATCAGAGCGGATTCACAGAACATCAACCTGAACAGGGCATTCATCGTCGTCTTCATGGTTCTCGTGGTGGTTTACTGCTACATGATGCCCAGCGACATCATCGCTAAGGCGACTTCAGTGTTCATGGGAGTCACCGCTGCCGCATTGCTGCCAGCTTACTTCCACTCTCTGTACTCCAAGAGACCGAACAGGAAGGCTGCAGTGGCGAGCATCGTCGTCGGTACCACGGCGTACATGTTCTCCGCACTCTTCCTGAATGCTGGTATGAGCATATTCCTGCCAATCTGCAAGATGATTACCGGATCGGCCGTGCTTTTCCCGGGAACCACCATCGCATTCGTGGATCCCCTGGTGATCTCGCTGCCTCTTTCGACAATCGTAATGGCAATCATGATATTAGTTCAGAAAAAAGAACCAAATACAGTGAGCGCATAA